In Mycolicibacterium aubagnense, the DNA window CCTCATGTATGCGGCCCTGGTCAGCGGTGCGCCGCCGATCCCGTTGGCCGACGCCGGCAGCTACGACGACTACTGCGTCAAGCAGGCGGAGTACACCGCGTCGCTGACGCTGGAGTCCCCGGAGGTCAAGGACTGGATCAAGTTCGCCGAGGCCAACGACGGCACGCTGCCGTGCTTCCCGCTGCCCCTCGGTGACCCGACGGTGCCGTGCGGCGGCGAGATGCTCACCGTCCGGTTGATGGACAAGCATCAGTCGGAGCGGTTCGAATCGGCCTGCCTGTCGGCGGGTGCCCGGGTGATCGGCGGCGTGATCGCCTGCGCGGCGCTTGCCGAGCATGAACTCACCGGCCGGCCGGTCTACAACATCATCACCCCGACCACGACACGCCGCACCCCGGCCGAGTTCATGACGACGGGTTGGTTCACCGGCGTCGTGCCGATCAGCGTCCCGGTGGCGCCGGAATCGTTCGGTGACACCGCCCGCGCCATGCAGAAGGCGTTCGACGCCGGTATGGATCTGGCGCACGTCCCGTTCGAGCGGGTGCTCGAACTCGCCGAGGGCAAGGTCGCGTCGATCCGCAAAGCGGATCCCGGCGTGCCGATGGTGTCGTACCTGGACACCAACCTGCCGCCGCTGTCGCCGGCGATCATGAACGAGTGGGAGCGGCTCAACGGCCGGGTGTACAGCGATGCCCGCTCGGCGTACCAGATCGGCATCTGGGTGAACCGTTCCGAGAAGGAAACGTCGGTCACCATCGCCTACCCGGACAACCCGATCGCCCGCGAATCCGTGGACAAGTACCTGCACGCGATGCGTGCCGTGTACCTGCGGGTGGCCGACGGTGGTTCGAATGCCGGCCGCTCGGAGGCCTTGCGCCACAACGGTTGCCGCAGCGAACTGATTCGAGCTGTGAAGGGCTGAGCTGTGACGACCTCCACGCGCCCGTCGCGTGTGCCCTTGTTGCGCCGTTGGCGGGCTGACGGCGCCGACGATCAGAGCCGCGTGCTCGACTATGTCGACCAGGCGATGTTC includes these proteins:
- a CDS encoding condensation domain-containing protein, translating into MVAIRTIHDWMGSSGVLTSWNPSSASLTKLRNAPVSQVPVSYQQSQHIRAFRSHERNGTDMARLNIAAWDMPGKCDVRAMTHVINAYVRRHDTFHSWFELLDDDSVVRRTAKSPRDIKLVPTEHGEMNAQQWRDHVLATPDPLQWDCFHFGIIQRDDHFTFYFSIDHVHTDALLMGLVLVEIHLMYAALVSGAPPIPLADAGSYDDYCVKQAEYTASLTLESPEVKDWIKFAEANDGTLPCFPLPLGDPTVPCGGEMLTVRLMDKHQSERFESACLSAGARVIGGVIACAALAEHELTGRPVYNIITPTTTRRTPAEFMTTGWFTGVVPISVPVAPESFGDTARAMQKAFDAGMDLAHVPFERVLELAEGKVASIRKADPGVPMVSYLDTNLPPLSPAIMNEWERLNGRVYSDARSAYQIGIWVNRSEKETSVTIAYPDNPIARESVDKYLHAMRAVYLRVADGGSNAGRSEALRHNGCRSELIRAVKG